From one Tsukamurella tyrosinosolvens genomic stretch:
- a CDS encoding cytochrome c oxidase subunit 4, with translation MKVEAKLFEFLTAFFFLAGILYTVATAIWGPGYGYGAVEWVGVTGMFLTGGLTLIIGTYFRFVSNRVDTRPEDYEDAEVSDGAGELGFFSPHSWWPILLSASVAVVGISVALQLYWLWFFGGLLVVGAAWGLVFEYHKGPEKH, from the coding sequence ATGAAGGTCGAAGCGAAACTCTTCGAGTTCCTCACCGCGTTCTTCTTCCTCGCGGGCATCCTGTACACCGTCGCGACCGCGATCTGGGGCCCCGGCTACGGCTACGGCGCCGTCGAGTGGGTCGGCGTCACCGGCATGTTCCTCACGGGCGGCCTGACGCTGATCATCGGCACGTACTTCCGGTTCGTGTCCAACCGCGTCGACACCCGCCCCGAGGACTACGAGGACGCCGAGGTGTCCGACGGTGCCGGCGAGCTGGGCTTCTTCAGCCCGCACTCGTGGTGGCCCATCCTGCTCTCGGCCTCGGTCGCCGTGGTCGGCATCTCCGTCGCCCTGCAGCTCTACTGGCTGTGGTTCTTCGGCGGCCTGCTCGTCGTCGGCGCCGCGTGGGGCCTCGTCTTCGAGTACCACAAGGGTCCCGAGAAGCACTAG
- the ctaC gene encoding aa3-type cytochrome oxidase subunit II translates to MFQQEGATLAPGSNAHGGAASWRKRLVLAAGLVAGMFALAGCSADEVMRFGWPEGVTPEARDMTELWSWSVVAALIMGVLVWALTFWTITFHRRKADSPDFPRQTAYNVPLELLYTAIPFLIIAVLFYFTVVVQTKVEKIEDNPGVTVDVTAFQWNWRFAYREVTLDGNKIKLERENPYGKQPDIAKLNEEAAKMKEHGHIEVQPERGPNHGRFQEIRDYLKFSTVEVQGSSAEIPVLVLPTDTRVQFDLASADVVHSFYVPQFAFKRDVMPNPVQNHTQNKFQVSSIDRPGAFVGRCAEMCGDYHSMMNFEIRAVTPENFKKYIEARQGGKDNVAALESIGEVGVSTSTFPFDTRRTGRTPSGNSTAPVNAEGAN, encoded by the coding sequence GTGTTTCAGCAGGAAGGCGCGACATTGGCACCCGGAAGTAACGCCCACGGTGGGGCCGCGTCCTGGCGTAAGCGCCTGGTTCTGGCCGCCGGGCTCGTCGCTGGCATGTTCGCTCTGGCGGGCTGCTCGGCCGACGAGGTGATGCGTTTCGGTTGGCCCGAGGGTGTGACCCCCGAGGCCCGTGACATGACTGAGCTGTGGAGCTGGTCCGTCGTCGCCGCCCTCATCATGGGTGTCCTCGTCTGGGCCCTCACGTTCTGGACCATCACGTTCCACCGGCGCAAGGCGGACTCGCCCGATTTCCCCCGGCAGACCGCGTACAACGTGCCGCTGGAGCTGCTGTACACCGCGATCCCGTTCCTCATCATCGCGGTCCTCTTCTACTTCACCGTGGTCGTGCAGACCAAGGTCGAGAAGATCGAGGACAACCCCGGCGTGACGGTCGACGTCACCGCCTTCCAGTGGAACTGGCGTTTCGCGTACCGCGAGGTCACCCTCGACGGCAACAAGATCAAGCTCGAGCGGGAGAACCCGTACGGCAAGCAGCCCGACATCGCGAAGCTCAACGAAGAGGCTGCGAAGATGAAGGAGCACGGCCACATCGAGGTGCAGCCCGAGCGCGGCCCGAACCACGGCCGTTTCCAGGAGATCCGCGACTACCTGAAGTTCAGCACCGTCGAGGTGCAGGGCTCGTCCGCCGAGATCCCCGTGCTGGTGCTGCCGACCGACACCCGCGTCCAGTTCGATCTGGCCTCGGCCGACGTCGTGCACTCCTTCTACGTCCCGCAGTTCGCCTTCAAGCGCGACGTCATGCCGAACCCGGTGCAGAACCACACCCAGAACAAGTTCCAGGTGTCCAGCATCGACCGGCCCGGCGCCTTCGTCGGCCGCTGCGCCGAGATGTGCGGCGACTACCACTCCATGATGAACTTCGAGATCCGCGCCGTGACGCCGGAGAACTTCAAGAAGTACATCGAGGCGCGTCAGGGCGGCAAGGACAACGTCGCCGCGCTCGAGTCGATCGGCGAGGTGGGCGTCTCCACCAGCACGTTCCCGTTCGACACCCGCCGCACCGGCCGCACCCCGTCGGGCAACAGCACCGCGCCCGTCAACGCAGAAGGAGCGAACTGA
- the qcrB gene encoding cytochrome bc1 complex cytochrome b subunit, whose protein sequence is MTTLGDRIGHQANDLDSRYHFAPGIRRQINKVFPTHWSFMLGEIALYSFVILLLSGVYLTLFFDPSLSEVHYEGAYEPLHGVAMSRAYATTLDISFEVRGGLFVRQIHHWAALMFAASIIIHMARIFFTGAFRRPREANWVIGCALLMLAMFEGFFGYSIPDDLLSGTGVRAAMSGIVVGLPVVGTWVHWALFGGDFPGELLIPRLYVLHILLFPGIILALIAGHLALVWYQKHTQFAGPGRTEENVVGVRILPVFAVKTGAYFAATFGILALMAGIFTINPVWTIGPYDPAKVSAGVQPDVYMMWTDGLARLWPAWELYFWGHTVPGAAFVAIIIGVIVGLMFGYPWIEKKLTGDDAHHNILQRPRDVPVRTAIGAMALAFYIVLTLSCVNDVIALKFHISLNAMTWIGRIGLVVLPPVAYWLTYRFCIGLQRADRAVLEHGIETGVIVRRPNGEFIELHQPLGPIDDHGHAVPLPYEGAVVPTKANQLGAAGQPGTGSFLRADSPEEQRDNAARDHANEVKALEALKKVQDNGGKIDVE, encoded by the coding sequence ATGACCACACTCGGAGATCGGATCGGCCACCAGGCCAACGATCTGGATTCGCGGTACCACTTCGCGCCCGGGATCCGTCGCCAGATCAACAAGGTCTTCCCCACGCACTGGTCGTTCATGCTGGGCGAGATCGCGCTGTACAGCTTCGTGATCCTGCTGCTGTCGGGCGTGTACCTCACCCTGTTCTTCGACCCGTCGCTGTCGGAGGTCCACTACGAGGGCGCCTACGAGCCGCTGCACGGCGTCGCGATGTCGCGCGCCTACGCCACCACCCTGGACATCTCGTTCGAGGTGCGCGGCGGCCTGTTCGTCCGCCAGATCCACCACTGGGCCGCCCTGATGTTCGCCGCGTCGATCATCATCCACATGGCCCGCATCTTCTTCACCGGTGCGTTCCGCCGCCCGCGTGAGGCCAACTGGGTCATCGGCTGCGCGCTGCTGATGCTCGCGATGTTCGAGGGCTTCTTCGGCTACTCGATCCCGGACGACCTGCTCTCGGGCACCGGCGTCCGCGCCGCGATGTCCGGCATCGTCGTCGGCCTCCCCGTGGTCGGCACCTGGGTCCACTGGGCCCTGTTCGGCGGGGACTTCCCCGGCGAGCTGCTGATCCCGCGCCTGTACGTGCTGCACATCCTGCTGTTCCCGGGCATCATCCTGGCGCTCATCGCGGGCCACCTGGCCCTCGTCTGGTACCAGAAGCACACCCAGTTCGCAGGTCCCGGCCGCACCGAGGAGAACGTGGTGGGTGTCCGCATCCTCCCCGTCTTCGCGGTCAAGACCGGCGCGTACTTCGCCGCCACCTTCGGCATCCTCGCCCTCATGGCGGGCATCTTCACGATCAACCCCGTGTGGACGATCGGCCCCTACGATCCGGCGAAGGTCTCCGCGGGTGTCCAGCCCGACGTCTACATGATGTGGACGGACGGCCTGGCCCGTCTGTGGCCGGCGTGGGAGCTCTACTTCTGGGGCCACACCGTCCCGGGCGCCGCGTTCGTGGCGATCATCATCGGCGTGATCGTGGGCCTGATGTTCGGTTACCCGTGGATCGAGAAGAAGCTCACCGGCGACGATGCGCACCACAACATCCTGCAGCGTCCCCGCGACGTGCCGGTGCGTACCGCGATCGGCGCCATGGCCCTCGCGTTCTACATCGTTCTCACGCTGTCCTGTGTGAACGACGTCATCGCGCTGAAGTTCCACATCTCGCTCAACGCGATGACGTGGATCGGCCGCATCGGCCTGGTCGTGCTGCCGCCGGTCGCCTACTGGCTGACCTACCGGTTCTGCATCGGCCTGCAGCGCGCCGACCGCGCGGTGCTGGAGCACGGCATCGAGACCGGCGTCATCGTGCGTCGCCCGAACGGTGAGTTCATCGAGCTCCACCAGCCGCTCGGCCCGATCGACGACCACGGCCACGCCGTGCCGCTCCCCTACGAGGGCGCGGTCGTCCCGACCAAGGCCAACCAGCTCGGCGCCGCCGGCCAGCCCGGCACGGGCTCGTTCCTGCGGGCCGACTCGCCCGAGGAGCAGCGCGACAACGCCGCCCGCGACCACGCGAACGAGGTCAAGGCGCTCGAGGCCCTCAAGAAGGTCCAGGACAACGGCGGCAAGATCGACGTCGAGTAG
- a CDS encoding nitroreductase family protein: MSTCEIPVVPAIHPAVLRRHSPMAFEPGAEISDDALDTILDAGRLAPSAGNSQPWAFVVGRHGDAVHARIVRHLAGSSARWAPDASAIVVNLARVLVEDTDWEYSEFSRYDLGQAVAHMTLQALSIGIDAHQFRAFDREAVAAEFAVPREWEVTSMTAFGVAAHAAGTVAGVARERRSRGDVTWTRVRADEPR; encoded by the coding sequence GTGAGTACCTGCGAGATCCCGGTCGTGCCGGCGATCCATCCCGCCGTCCTCCGTCGGCACAGCCCGATGGCGTTCGAGCCCGGGGCGGAGATCAGCGACGACGCGCTCGACACGATCCTGGATGCCGGCCGCCTCGCGCCCTCCGCGGGCAATTCGCAGCCGTGGGCGTTCGTCGTGGGCCGCCACGGCGATGCCGTGCACGCGCGCATCGTGCGCCATCTCGCCGGGAGCTCCGCCCGGTGGGCGCCGGACGCCTCCGCGATCGTCGTGAACCTCGCCCGGGTGCTCGTCGAGGACACGGACTGGGAGTACTCGGAGTTCTCCCGCTACGACCTCGGCCAGGCCGTCGCGCACATGACGCTGCAGGCCCTGTCGATCGGCATCGACGCCCACCAGTTCCGGGCCTTCGACCGCGAAGCCGTCGCCGCCGAGTTCGCGGTGCCGCGGGAGTGGGAGGTCACGTCGATGACGGCGTTCGGGGTCGCGGCGCACGCGGCGGGCACCGTCGCCGGGGTCGCACGTGAGCGGCGCAGCCGGGGCGACGTGACCTGGACGCGCGTCCGCGCCGACGAACCCCGGTGA
- a CDS encoding HesB/IscA family protein produces the protein MTTAESETTGVVLTEAAASKAKALLDQEGRDDLALRIEVQPGGCAGLRYQLYFDDRSLDGDVMSEFGGVKLSVDRMSVPFLIGAKIDFVDSIEKQGFTIDNPNATGSCACGDSFN, from the coding sequence ATGACTACTGCTGAGAGCGAAACCACCGGTGTGGTGCTGACCGAGGCCGCCGCCTCGAAGGCGAAGGCGCTGCTGGACCAGGAGGGTCGTGATGACCTGGCCCTGCGCATCGAGGTGCAGCCGGGTGGTTGCGCGGGCCTCCGGTACCAGCTGTACTTCGACGACCGGTCGCTCGACGGTGACGTGATGTCCGAGTTCGGCGGCGTCAAGCTGTCCGTCGACCGGATGAGCGTGCCGTTCCTGATCGGCGCGAAGATCGACTTCGTCGACTCGATCGAGAAGCAGGGTTTCACCATCGACAACCCGAACGCCACCGGCTCGTGCGCCTGCGGCGACTCGTTCAACTGA
- the qcrA gene encoding cytochrome bc1 complex Rieske iron-sulfur subunit, whose translation MTAKPLNNVPSDDELDNLSHEELVKLGTNLDGVELVYREPRWPVPGTRAEKRAERTVALWFVLAGVFGAALLGVFLFWPWKYQGIDDAHYWWYTLYTPMLGITFGLSLLCVFAGTVQFTKKFIPEEIAVQQRHDAGGSSKVDKTTTAALFKDALETSTLPRRKMIMASAGFGVGVLGLGAAAGFIGGLVKNPWAKREASPLWHTGWSPYWNSLENDFSNELNHEPVFLRNDVGDPYKVKLVKAEDLDAGGMMTVFPWRVSDGFGETEESRLKLLHGLKGIRNPVMLIRLRPEDAVRAIKREGQESFNYGDYWAYTKVCSHFGCPTSLYEQQTNRILCPCHQSQFNALEYGKPVFGPAARALAQLPISVNEQGYMVANGDFIEQVGPAFWEATH comes from the coding sequence TTGACCGCCAAGCCGTTGAACAACGTCCCGTCGGACGACGAACTGGACAACCTGTCCCACGAGGAGCTGGTGAAGCTCGGTACCAACCTCGACGGTGTCGAGCTGGTCTACCGCGAGCCCCGCTGGCCCGTCCCCGGGACCCGCGCCGAGAAGCGCGCCGAGCGCACCGTCGCCCTGTGGTTCGTCCTGGCCGGCGTCTTCGGCGCCGCGCTCCTGGGTGTCTTCCTCTTCTGGCCGTGGAAGTACCAGGGCATCGACGACGCCCACTACTGGTGGTACACGCTGTACACGCCGATGCTGGGCATCACCTTCGGGCTGTCGCTGCTCTGCGTCTTCGCGGGCACCGTGCAGTTCACCAAGAAGTTCATCCCCGAGGAGATCGCCGTCCAGCAGCGGCATGACGCGGGCGGCTCGTCCAAGGTGGACAAGACCACCACGGCCGCGCTGTTCAAGGATGCGCTGGAGACCTCGACCCTCCCCCGCCGCAAGATGATCATGGCCTCGGCCGGATTCGGTGTCGGCGTGCTCGGCCTCGGTGCCGCGGCCGGCTTCATCGGCGGCCTCGTCAAGAACCCGTGGGCCAAGCGCGAGGCCTCGCCGCTGTGGCACACCGGCTGGTCGCCGTACTGGAACTCGCTCGAGAACGACTTCTCCAACGAGCTCAACCACGAGCCGGTCTTCCTGCGCAACGACGTGGGCGATCCCTACAAGGTCAAGCTCGTGAAGGCGGAGGACCTCGACGCCGGCGGCATGATGACGGTGTTCCCGTGGCGCGTCTCGGACGGCTTCGGCGAGACCGAGGAGTCGCGCCTCAAGCTGCTCCACGGCCTCAAGGGCATCCGCAACCCCGTCATGCTGATCCGCCTGCGCCCCGAGGACGCCGTCCGCGCGATCAAGCGTGAGGGCCAGGAGAGCTTCAACTACGGCGACTACTGGGCCTACACCAAGGTCTGCAGCCACTTCGGCTGCCCCACGTCGCTGTACGAGCAGCAGACCAACCGCATCCTCTGCCCCTGCCACCAGTCGCAGTTCAACGCGCTCGAGTACGGCAAGCCGGTCTTCGGCCCCGCCGCCCGCGCGCTCGCGCAGCTGCCGATCTCGGTCAACGAGCAGGGCTACATGGTCGCCAACGGCGACTTCATCGAACAGGTCGGACCGGCCTTCTGGGAGGCGACGCACTGA
- a CDS encoding carbohydrate kinase family protein has translation MSIAVSGSIATDHLMRFEGKFSEQLLAEHLAHVSLSFLVEELVLQRGGVGANISFGMARLGRRPVLVGAVGADFDEGYRAWLEDAGVDTRAVRVSQTAHTARFQCTTDSEMAQIASFYSGAMAESREIAIADVAATVGGLDLVVIGANDPAAMTLHSAQCREAGIPFAADPSQQLARLNGEEARALVEGAKFLFTNEYEWNLLQQKTGVSAERLTEMVEVRVTTLAEKGAEIVVNGAEGVAQRIHVDVVPDRGRVDPTGVGDAFRAGFLVGLDAGLSYERSGQLGSYVAVKVLETVGPQAWDYDVEDARERLTEAYGAETAAEILAAL, from the coding sequence GTGTCGATCGCCGTTTCCGGTTCCATCGCCACCGATCATCTGATGCGTTTCGAGGGGAAGTTCTCCGAGCAGTTGCTCGCCGAACACCTCGCTCACGTCTCCCTGAGCTTCCTGGTGGAGGAGCTCGTGCTGCAGCGCGGCGGGGTCGGAGCGAACATCAGCTTCGGCATGGCCCGGCTCGGTCGGCGGCCCGTTCTCGTCGGCGCGGTCGGCGCCGACTTCGACGAGGGCTACCGCGCGTGGCTCGAGGACGCGGGCGTCGACACCCGCGCGGTCCGGGTCTCGCAGACCGCGCACACCGCGCGCTTCCAGTGCACCACCGATTCCGAGATGGCGCAGATCGCGTCCTTCTACTCGGGCGCCATGGCCGAGTCGCGCGAGATCGCGATCGCCGACGTCGCCGCCACCGTCGGTGGCCTCGATCTCGTCGTGATCGGCGCGAACGATCCCGCCGCGATGACGCTGCACAGCGCGCAGTGCCGCGAGGCCGGCATCCCCTTCGCGGCGGACCCGTCGCAGCAGCTCGCGCGCCTGAACGGCGAGGAGGCTCGCGCGCTGGTGGAGGGCGCGAAGTTCCTGTTCACGAACGAATACGAGTGGAACCTGCTCCAGCAGAAGACCGGCGTGAGCGCCGAGCGGCTCACCGAGATGGTCGAGGTCCGCGTGACCACCCTCGCCGAGAAGGGCGCGGAGATCGTCGTCAACGGCGCCGAGGGCGTCGCCCAGCGGATCCACGTCGACGTGGTGCCCGACCGCGGCCGCGTCGACCCGACGGGCGTCGGCGACGCCTTCCGCGCCGGCTTCCTCGTCGGGCTCGACGCGGGCCTGTCCTACGAGCGCTCCGGGCAGCTCGGCTCGTACGTCGCCGTGAAGGTGCTCGAGACCGTCGGGCCGCAGGCCTGGGACTACGACGTCGAGGACGCCCGCGAGCGGCTCACCGAGGCGTACGGCGCCGAGACGGCGGCCGAGATCCTCGCTGCGCTGTAG
- a CDS encoding DUF4345 domain-containing protein → MQRIFRAWLVVFGVVVIGIALAHFLFGQVTYIGGGEVNATMDSDLRVFNVLFAAYGAAFVWASRDVLGRAREINLLGLLFFVGAIGRVLAWITSGAPTPFYIAMLVVEFVVPVVHVAVLRALADGAPSDRTGATAAA, encoded by the coding sequence ATGCAGCGGATCTTCCGTGCGTGGCTCGTGGTCTTCGGCGTCGTCGTGATCGGGATCGCCCTCGCGCACTTCCTGTTCGGTCAGGTCACCTACATCGGTGGCGGCGAGGTGAACGCGACGATGGACTCCGACCTGCGGGTCTTCAACGTGCTCTTCGCGGCGTACGGCGCGGCCTTCGTCTGGGCCTCGCGCGACGTGCTCGGCCGGGCCCGGGAGATCAACCTCCTGGGCCTGCTGTTCTTCGTCGGCGCGATCGGCCGGGTGCTCGCGTGGATCACGTCCGGCGCGCCCACGCCCTTCTACATCGCCATGCTCGTCGTCGAATTCGTCGTCCCGGTCGTGCACGTCGCCGTGCTCCGGGCGCTCGCCGACGGCGCACCGTCGGACCGTACGGGCGCGACGGCGGCCGCCTGA
- the asnB gene encoding asparagine synthase (glutamine-hydrolyzing): MCGLLGFLSADQHAGDVVDAVTAAGRCMRHRGPDEFGGSWHDDDLALSFNRLAFIDIEHAHQPLRWGPPESPDRYALTFNGEIYNYLELRQRLTDEFGAEFRTEGDGESIVAGFHHWGIDGVLGQLRGMFAFAIWDTEKRELTLARDQFGIKPLYVATGSKGTVFSSEKKSVLALADEAGLKPGLDARAVQHYTVLQYVPEPESLHLGIRRLESGCYATLSPGGEVVGRRYFEPRFPVKPVTGGLESAEAKAVYRDIADALRDSVKMHMRADVTVGSFLSGGIDSTAVAALAIQHNPDLITITTGFQREGYSEVDVAAESAEAIGARHVVKTVSPEEFRDAIPAIVWYLDDPVADPSLVPLYYLAREARKHVKVVLSGEGADELFGGYTIYKEPLSLAPFDKLPAWARRTAGRIGDRMPEGKRGKSLLQRGSLPLEERYYGNARSFNDAQLDYVLRDFRPEWTHTDVTAPIYAKTRGWGPVERMQHLDQFTWLRGDILVKADKMTMANSLELRVPFLDKEVFRVAETLPADLKLAGGTSKYALRRALEEIIPPHVLHRKKLGFPVPLRHWLAGPELYDWARNVIEESQTDEWIDRRAVLAMLDEHKAKAPEGWPGGTDHSRRLWTVLVFMVWHGIFVEDRIHPAIEEPVYPVRL; encoded by the coding sequence GTGTGTGGCCTCCTGGGATTCCTGTCCGCCGATCAGCACGCGGGCGACGTCGTCGACGCGGTGACCGCCGCCGGCCGGTGCATGCGGCACCGCGGCCCGGACGAGTTCGGCGGGTCGTGGCACGACGACGACCTGGCGCTGAGCTTCAACCGGCTCGCCTTCATCGACATCGAGCACGCCCATCAGCCGCTGCGCTGGGGCCCGCCGGAGAGCCCGGACCGGTACGCACTGACGTTCAACGGCGAGATCTACAACTACCTCGAGCTGCGGCAGCGCCTGACCGACGAGTTCGGCGCCGAGTTCCGCACCGAGGGCGACGGCGAGTCGATCGTCGCCGGGTTCCACCACTGGGGCATCGACGGGGTGCTGGGGCAGCTGCGCGGCATGTTCGCCTTCGCGATCTGGGACACCGAGAAGCGGGAGCTGACGCTCGCGCGCGACCAGTTCGGCATCAAGCCCCTCTACGTCGCGACGGGCTCGAAGGGCACCGTCTTCTCGTCCGAGAAGAAGTCGGTGCTCGCCCTGGCGGACGAGGCGGGGCTGAAGCCGGGCCTCGACGCTCGCGCCGTGCAGCACTACACGGTCCTGCAGTACGTGCCCGAGCCCGAGTCGCTGCACCTGGGCATCCGCCGCCTCGAGTCGGGCTGCTACGCCACCCTCTCCCCCGGCGGCGAGGTCGTCGGCCGGCGCTACTTCGAGCCGCGCTTCCCCGTGAAGCCCGTCACCGGCGGCCTCGAGTCGGCCGAGGCGAAGGCCGTCTACCGCGACATCGCCGACGCACTGCGCGACTCGGTGAAGATGCACATGCGCGCCGACGTGACCGTCGGATCGTTCCTCTCCGGCGGCATCGACTCGACGGCCGTCGCGGCGCTGGCGATCCAGCACAACCCCGACCTGATCACGATCACCACAGGTTTCCAGCGCGAGGGCTACAGCGAGGTCGACGTGGCCGCCGAGTCCGCCGAGGCGATCGGCGCCCGGCACGTGGTGAAGACGGTCTCGCCCGAGGAGTTCCGCGACGCGATCCCCGCTATCGTCTGGTACCTCGACGATCCGGTGGCCGACCCGTCGCTCGTGCCCCTCTACTACCTCGCGCGCGAGGCCCGCAAGCACGTCAAGGTCGTGCTGTCGGGCGAGGGCGCCGACGAGCTGTTCGGCGGCTACACCATCTACAAGGAGCCGCTCTCGCTCGCGCCGTTCGACAAGCTGCCCGCGTGGGCGCGACGCACGGCCGGGAGGATCGGCGATCGCATGCCCGAGGGCAAGCGCGGTAAGTCGCTGCTGCAGCGCGGCTCGCTGCCACTCGAGGAGCGGTACTACGGCAACGCCCGGTCGTTCAACGACGCCCAGCTCGACTACGTACTGCGCGACTTCCGGCCGGAGTGGACGCACACCGACGTGACCGCCCCGATCTACGCCAAGACCCGCGGCTGGGGCCCCGTCGAGCGGATGCAGCACCTGGACCAGTTCACCTGGCTGCGCGGCGACATCCTGGTCAAGGCCGACAAGATGACGATGGCCAACTCGCTGGAGCTGCGCGTGCCGTTCCTGGACAAGGAGGTCTTCCGCGTCGCGGAGACGCTGCCCGCTGATCTCAAGCTGGCCGGCGGCACGTCGAAGTACGCGCTGCGTCGCGCGCTCGAGGAGATCATCCCGCCGCACGTGCTGCACCGGAAGAAGCTCGGCTTCCCGGTGCCGCTGCGGCACTGGCTGGCCGGCCCGGAGCTCTACGACTGGGCGCGGAACGTCATCGAGGAGTCGCAGACCGACGAGTGGATCGACCGGCGCGCGGTCCTGGCCATGCTCGACGAGCACAAGGCGAAGGCCCCCGAGGGCTGGCCGGGCGGCACCGACCACTCCCGGCGGCTCTGGACCGTGCTGGTGTTCATGGTCTGGCACGGCATCTTCGTCGAGGACCGCATCCATCCCGCCATCGAGGAGCCGGTCTACCCGGTCCGCCTCTAG
- a CDS encoding TetR/AcrR family transcriptional regulator: MPTRRRLTPDQRRDALLDAGEELFRERGVDDVSMQDIAEHAGVTRALLYHYFRTKAELFGGIWSRAHERVRTSPPSAAPTVRAWAERLLRDYLDFYAAHLSLVIIANRSSVASDPAVRGPVDDSFAAISRALLDAAGAGGAQRAAAEVAFAGWIAFVRETSLATFLDGRIEPEENVALCLAALDATVGRHADLSAPARH; the protein is encoded by the coding sequence GTGCCCACCCGCCGACGCCTGACTCCCGACCAGCGCCGGGACGCGCTGCTCGACGCCGGCGAGGAACTCTTCCGCGAGCGCGGCGTCGACGACGTCTCGATGCAGGACATCGCCGAGCACGCGGGCGTGACCCGCGCACTGCTCTACCACTACTTCCGCACGAAGGCCGAGCTGTTCGGGGGCATCTGGTCGCGCGCACACGAGCGGGTGCGTACGAGCCCGCCATCCGCGGCGCCGACGGTCCGCGCCTGGGCCGAGCGCCTGCTCCGCGACTACCTCGACTTCTACGCCGCGCACCTATCGCTGGTGATCATCGCGAATCGCAGTTCCGTCGCGAGCGATCCGGCGGTGCGCGGCCCCGTCGACGATTCCTTCGCCGCGATCAGTCGCGCCCTGCTCGATGCCGCGGGCGCCGGCGGCGCGCAGCGCGCGGCCGCCGAGGTCGCCTTCGCCGGCTGGATCGCCTTCGTGCGCGAGACCTCGCTCGCCACGTTCCTGGACGGACGCATCGAGCCGGAGGAGAACGTCGCGCTGTGCCTGGCCGCCCTCGACGCCACCGTCGGCCGCCACGCCGACCTCAGCGCCCCGGCGCGGCACTGA
- the trhA gene encoding PAQR family membrane homeostasis protein TrhA — protein MTIAGVPEAKPRLRGVIHQFGALGAVLLGIPLVVAGFLQSAAAGFALLVYAITVFGVFGVSAAYHRGAWTEAQRIWMKRADHCMIFVFIAGSYTPIAVLALPSSVARWVLAVVWGGALAGVALKLLWPHAPRWVGVPLYIALGWVVVAVAGDLVRGAGWTASILLAVGGVLYSGGAVLYATRWPNPWPGVFGHHEFFHVATVVAALCHYAAMWIALLR, from the coding sequence ATGACGATCGCCGGTGTCCCCGAGGCCAAGCCGCGCCTGCGGGGCGTGATCCACCAGTTCGGAGCGCTCGGCGCCGTGCTGTTGGGCATCCCGCTCGTGGTGGCGGGCTTCCTGCAGTCGGCGGCCGCCGGGTTCGCCCTGCTGGTGTACGCGATCACCGTGTTCGGGGTGTTCGGCGTGAGCGCCGCGTACCACCGCGGGGCGTGGACCGAAGCGCAGCGCATCTGGATGAAGCGCGCCGACCACTGCATGATCTTCGTCTTCATCGCGGGCAGCTACACGCCCATCGCGGTCCTGGCGCTGCCCTCGTCCGTCGCGCGGTGGGTGCTCGCGGTGGTCTGGGGCGGAGCCCTGGCCGGGGTGGCGCTCAAGCTGCTGTGGCCGCACGCGCCGCGCTGGGTCGGTGTGCCGCTGTACATCGCGCTCGGCTGGGTGGTCGTCGCCGTCGCGGGAGACCTGGTGCGCGGCGCGGGCTGGACCGCGTCGATCCTGCTCGCCGTCGGCGGCGTGCTCTACAGCGGGGGAGCGGTGCTCTACGCGACCCGCTGGCCGAACCCTTGGCCCGGCGTCTTCGGGCACCACGAGTTCTTCCACGTCGCCACCGTCGTCGCGGCGCTCTGCCACTACGCGGCGATGTGGATCGCGCTGCTGCGCTGA